A stretch of DNA from Natrinema halophilum:
CTGCCGACGGGAACGTTCGTTCCCGCACCCGGACAGGGAGCACTCGCCGTGACCGCAAGCGACGGAGAGACGGCACGCGAGGTTCAGACGGCGATCGACCATCCGCGGAGTCGCGTCGAGACGACCGTCGAGCGAACGATCCTGGCCGAACTGGGGGGCGGTTGTATCGCTCCGATCGGTATCTACGCGGTCGTCCAGGGAGAGTATGTCCACGCGACCGTTAGCGTCTTCGACCGCGACGGCGAGGAATCGGTGGCGGCCAGTCGCGATCTGCCGATCGAAACGCACGCCGAAGCCGCCCGCGAGTTCGCACGGGACCTCGCGGACCGCGGTGCAGCGGACCTGATCGAGGCCGCCCACGAGGACGCGGACGACGACGGCGTCTCCGAGGAAGATAAGCCCGCGGGGAAGTAGCTAGCGAGTACCAGCGAATGTCAGCATCCGATACTGCCGCCGAGCCCGGAACCGTCTACCTCGTCGGGAGCGGCCCAGGCGACCCCGATCTGTTGACCGTCAAAGCGAAGCGCCTGATCGAGGCCGCGGACGTCGTTCTCCACGACAAGCTTCCCGGACCGGAGATACTCGAATTGCTCCCGGAACACCGTCGCGAAGACGTCGGCAAGCGCGCCGGCGGCGAGCGCACGCCCCAGTCGGAGATCAACGAGCGATTGGTCGAGCTCGCCCGCGCGGGCAGGTCCGTCGTCCGACTCAAAGGCGGTGACTCGTTCGTCTTCGGTCGCGGCGGCGAGGAAGCGGAATATCTCGCGGCTCACGAAATCCCGTTCGAGGTCGTCCCCGCGGTAACGTCCGCCATCGCCGCGCCCGCGGTGGCCGGTATTCCGGTCACGCACCGAGATCACGCCTCCTCGGTGTCGTTCGTCACAGGCCACGAAGACCCCACTAAAGAGGAGTCGGCCGTCGACTGGGACGCACTGGCCGCCACCGGCGGCACCATCGTCGTCCTGATGGGCGTCGGCCGGCTTCCGGACTACACGACGGCCTTGCGCGAGGCCGGCGTGGAGCCCGAGACGCCGGTCGCACTCGTCGAACGGGGTACCTGGCCCGGACAGCAGGTGGCGACCGGGACCCTCGAGACGATCGTCGACGTCCGCGACGAGGCGGATATCTCGCCGCCCGCCGTGACGGTGATCGGAGACGTCGCCGGCACGCGCGAGTCGGTCGTCGACTTTCTACAGAACGATTACGGAGCGGTCGCCGAGAGAAACGATGAGCAACACGAGGACGGCGAGTGCGGACCCACGAGGTGAGACGATGAGCGAGATACCCACTATCGCCGTGTTCCGGCCCGACGACGACCGTCTCGAGCGGGCCACCGCTTTGCTCGAAGACCTCGGAGCCGATCCGGTCCCCGACCCCATGCTCGCGGTGGAAGCGACCGGCGCGGTGCCCCGGACCGACGCCGACTACGTCGTCTTTACGAGCAAGACTGGCGCAGAACTGGTTTCCGAAACGGGCTGGGAAGGGAGCGAGGAAACCATCTGCGCGATCGGCCCGGCGACGGCCGACGCGCTCCGCGAGGAAGGATACTCGGTCGACCTCGTCCCCGCGGAGTTCACCTCGAGCGGCC
This window harbors:
- the cobA gene encoding uroporphyrinogen-III C-methyltransferase, producing the protein MSASDTAAEPGTVYLVGSGPGDPDLLTVKAKRLIEAADVVLHDKLPGPEILELLPEHRREDVGKRAGGERTPQSEINERLVELARAGRSVVRLKGGDSFVFGRGGEEAEYLAAHEIPFEVVPAVTSAIAAPAVAGIPVTHRDHASSVSFVTGHEDPTKEESAVDWDALAATGGTIVVLMGVGRLPDYTTALREAGVEPETPVALVERGTWPGQQVATGTLETIVDVRDEADISPPAVTVIGDVAGTRESVVDFLQNDYGAVAERNDEQHEDGECGPTR